From Rutidosis leptorrhynchoides isolate AG116_Rl617_1_P2 chromosome 3, CSIRO_AGI_Rlap_v1, whole genome shotgun sequence, a single genomic window includes:
- the LOC139901445 gene encoding toll/interleukin-1 receptor-like protein, producing the protein MALPRANGNSYDVFLSFRGEDTRQTFTDHLYEALEQAGIHTFRDSDDAERGEDLKLEIESAIKASDASIIVLSENYATSTWCLDEISLILDQRRDGNHFVLPLFYLVDPSDVGKHKKRFDIAANSSRRRWTVENVNRWKAALMEVVGVIGMCLVGYTSIFFLLE; encoded by the coding sequence ATGGCTCTTCCTAGGGCCAATGGTAACAGTTACGATGTCTTTTTGAGCTTTAGAGGCGAAGATACTCGTCAAACTTTTACTGATCATCTCTATGAGGCGTTGGAGCAGGCAGGAATTCACACTTTTAGAGACAGTGACGATGCCGAAAGAGGCGAAGACCTGAAGCTAGAAATTGAGAGTGCAATTAAAGCATCTGATGCTTCAATAATTGTTTTGTCTGAAAACTATGCAACTTCAACGTGGTGCCTTGATGAGATCTCGTTGATCCTTGATCAAAGGAGGGATGGCAATCATTTCGTTTTGCCCCTTTTTTATCTTGTGGATCCTTCAGATGTTGGTAAACACAAAAAAAGATTCGATATTGCAGCCAATTCCTCCAGACGACGATGGACAGTTGAGAACGTCAATAGGTGGAAGGCAGCACTTATGGAGGTTGTTGGTGTAATCGGCATGTGTCTTGTTGGGTATACATCCATTTTCTTTCTTCTAGAATAA